The sequence GCGCCCGCCCAGCCACCGCGAGAGCCGGAGCACCACCCTTCCCGGGAACCTGCGGACCGCGCCCGCGCTTCCACCCACATCCTGCAGGGCCCTGCCCACCCTCTCCCCGAGTCCTGCGGCCGCGCCCCCATCCCGCCCTCTGACTCAGCCGACGGGGGTGGCTGACACCAAACCCAGGGAGAGGGGCCAGCCCTACATCACACGACCCTTGGTCCCGAGAAGGTGTCTGCCGGGGGTCCCAGGCTGTGGCCTGCTCCCGCCCACGGCGCATCCCTACCAGGGCGCCCCGCGCCCCATTCCCGTCCCGGGCGCCCGGCACGCCATTTCCGGTCCCGGATTCCCCCCCCCAGCCGCGCGCCGTGGTTCCGCCCGCGCGTCACGTGACCGCCGCGCCAGGTCCGGCGGCTTGATTTCGGTCAGCTGCTCCCGCCAGAGTCCGCTGCTCGTGCGCGTCCGCTGCTCCCGAGTGCCCGCCGCCTGGTGTCCacgcccgcccgccccgcccgccgccgAGATGATGTGCGGCGCGCCCACCCCCACGCAGCCGGCCACGGCCGACACCCAGGCCATCGCCGACCAGGTCAGGGCCCCGGGGGGCGGATGGGGTCCTGGGGGCCCGGGCAGTCCGTAGGCATCGCCGCTGGGGCAGAGGCGGTGCGCCCGAGCGCATCCCGCCGTGGGCCGGGCTGGGCGCAGGCCGATGCCCCTTCCCGACTGGGAAGCGCACCCGCGAGCGGAGGTGTCCACAGGGGTAGGGCCGCGACGTGCCCGTCGGGGAAAAGCACTTAGAGAGCAAACGGTACAGCAGGAGGGGTGAAGTAACCCTGAGTGAGTCCGGGGACGGGGTCCACAGGCGTCCTAGACTAGGCCGTTAGTCTAGCACTTTCGTGTACGTTTGAGGTTCTACGTTGAACAGCTTCGAAACGCAGTCCAGCCTGGGTCACGGAGGCAGAGCCTGGTTCGGACCCTGGGCAGCTGTCGGGCCGGGTTCCGAGGAAGGCACCTGCACCCAAGGACcaggtgagggtgggaggagcCGGGCCTGCCCTGCCTATCCTCGTGTGTCAGCAAAGTCGGCTCTTGACAAGCAAGACCCCTTCCCGCCTCTTCGTGGTTTTCCGGGCCTGAGAATTCCCCGCTTGTCATGTGAACTTTAAACGTGTGTCAGCTCACTCGGGAGGGAAGGGTTACTGTCTCAAAGGGCCCCTTCATTTGGGGTCAGTTCCGTGAAAGTTATACGTCAGTGGACCGTTCTCACTGCCCCTGGGAACAAGGAGGCTGCCTTTGTGCTGGGTAGTCTCTGTGAGGGGCATGGGCACCATCTGGTGGCCCTTTGTACAGACGCTTTTGGGACAGTCTGGGCTGCACATGAGAAGATCAGAGGCCAGAGACCGGCCCGGGTCAGAAGGACGTCGTGGTGCTGCACTCCGCCCCCGTCTCCTCCAGCCCTGTCCTAGGGCCCTCCCTGGCCCTCTGCCCCACCTGGTCCCCTCAGGGCCGGGAACTGGCAGCTTCCTAAGTGACCCGGGGCCTTCTGCACACCCCCTGGCTACAGCCCAGCTCACCTTTCTCCTGGCCGGCAGGCAGCGGTGTCAGTGACCTGCCGTCCCTCAGGCCGTGGCCTGGCCTGGCGTTCGCCGCCTGCACATGCTCTGTCCCGCCACCTCGTTTAGGGTTTTCTCAAGCCATCAGTCCTTGCACAGGGCGGGGGCTCTGTGCAAGCCCCcctgaagcagagagagagacgATTCCATCTCAGACTCCCGGGAGGGTCTGTGGGTGTCACTCACCCCGCTGGCCTTGTAAACTGTCTGCAGGGTCAGTTCCCTGCAGACCTGGCAGGCACCTGGCAGGAAGAAGGGCCCCACGGGGGAGTGTTCAGACGCAGGTGGGCACCAGCCCCTGGGGACACGCGCACCGCCGTGGGAGCCGTGGCAGCTGCGTGGAGAGAAGGCGGCCCGCCTTCTCACTTCCTGACCCTCCCTCCTGTCCTTTCTGCCCACCTTACCCACGAGGAGCCCCCCCTTCCTGAAGGCCTTTGCCACAGGAACTCGCTGGCATGCGTGGCGGTGATGCCCTCAGCTCCCAAAGCAGCCTGCTTCCGGGCTCCAGTGAAATCCTCCGGCCCTCTAGGACCGGTCCTGTGACTGCAGTGCAGAGCCAGCGCGCTCTAGTGCCTGCCGGTAACCCAGAGAGCAGCCGGAGCACTTTGAAACTAGATTAGGTTTTCAAGTCAAGACAGAACAACCTGCTCCCCCCTTCCTCCATCAGAATGCTGGGTTCCCAAAAGGCCAAGACCCTGGAAAACAGGACTCATCGGAAAGTGTGATTACCGTCTGACACGAAGGATCAGGGACAGCCTCCGCCCAAAGGCACTGCACGCTAGAGAAATCATCTAAAAATGCAGCAAAGCGTTTTTCCCTGCAAAAGTGTTATCTGCTGCATTATCTGTCACAAGAAATTGGGAATTTTTAAGAGAATTAAGGCACATCTAGAAGATGGaagattaaatttaatattaaatttagtttaacatttttaactgttttagctttcaattttaaaagagtaattagggacttccatggtggtgcagtggttaaaaatcctcctgccagtttaggggacacaggttcaatccctggtctgggaaggtcgacatgccgcggagcaactaagcccgtgcgccacagctactgagcctgtgtgccacaatactgaagcccgcgtgacacagctactgaagcccgcgtgcctagaggccgtgctccgcaacgaagagtagcccccactcgctgcaactagagaaagcccgcaagcagcaacaaagacccaatgcagccaaaaataaattaataaataaataaatataatttctttaaaaataaacaaataaaagtgtagttaggaacttccctggtggtccagtggtcaagaatcctgcttccaatgcaggggacgcaggtttgagccctggtcagggaactaagatcccacatgccgcagagcaactaagcccacatgccacaactactgagcctgtgcgccacaactactgagcctgcacgccgcaagGGAGAGCCCACGTTCGGCAACTGAGACCCGATgcagcaaaaattaaaattaaaaaaaaatttaaaagagtaattaaaaaactatatatactCTTTGCAATGAACTGTCTgttaagtaaaagagaaaaacagggtaTGAACTTACATACGTTGTCGTGATGATGAAAATATCAAACTATTCCATGCctggaaaagaaggggaaaatgatAGAGAAATAGTACCGTTGAAACTCGGCAGAATTAGAGAGCTGTTTTCTATACTTTATCATCAGAGCTGACAATTTAATGTGTCTGCTCAGTTGTGAAGAACAGTCGTGTTATAGAAAGTCTGTAGAGGGCCGGCATCAGAGTTCAGCCGTGACACTTAATTCAAGTAAGTGCACATGTCTTTCcgttctctcctcccccaggtgAGGGCCCAgctggaagagaaggagaagaagttCCCGATGTTCAAGGCTGTGGAGTTCAAGAGCCAGGTGGTCGCCGGGAGGGTCTTCTTCATCAAGGTGGGATGTCAGCCTCTTCGGAGGGTCTGGCCTGAATTGGGGGCGCCTAGGTGCCTGGGCAGGGGTGCTTAAGAGGGTCGAGTGGCAGCCCCCAGCTTCAGGGGGTTGCTGGCCATCTAAAATGAGCATGCGTGTgcacgcgcgcgtgtgtgtgtgcaggtgtgcgCACAGCCTCCTGGAGGGGAGGACCGAGCCTTTCGGGGACTCGGGGCTCTGATGGAGTGAGTGTGGGTGCCGGGTGCTGGCTGGGGCAACGAGGGCGTCCCGTGCACTCGATGGAGGAAGGTGGGAATGTCCTCAGCCCAGTCGCTGGTCACCTGAAGGGACGTGGCCTCCTGGCACCCAGGGCCTTTCTCCCAGTCCAGCCGAGGCCAGTGGAGCAGGGGTCAGAGGCCACGCCCGCCCCTCACTGGACTGTCTTTCCAGGTTCAAGTGGACGATGATAACTTCGTGCACATTCGAGTATTTGAAAGCCTCCCACACGAGAACAAGCCCTTGGCCTTGGCCAGCTACCAGACCCACAAAGGCAGACACGACGAGCTGACCTACTTCTAGTCCCGATTTTGCACAGAGCCCGTCGCCCATGTGGGTCTCTCCACTGCCAACCTGTGTCTGGGACCTCACGCGGCGCCACTCGGGGAGGGGGGGGGAATGCACCTCTCCGGTGTCTCTATTCCTCATTTtcattgtgttcatttttttctcccagtcaaTGATCTTAAGTAAATTACTTTCAAGGAGGGCTTGTGTTAtctttaaatgtatgtattttttcagtgttcacaaattttctgttttggggttttttcttcatctgaagcCGTAATCACAGTAGAGAGGTGTCACGAGGTGCGAGCTGTCCAGGGTGGAGCCCCCGCTGGGCCTCGTGCGGCCTGAGACCCCTCCCCCTGAGTGGTCGAGCAGGGGTGGGGGATGCCCAGGTCACAGCAGGCGGGCTGTAGACCCAGGATTCCAGGAGCCTGTGTTCTAACCGCAGCTCCACACGCCTCCGTTGCTGTGACTCTATCCTGTCTCTAAAATACAGgatttgagggaattccctggcggtccagtggttaggactccgggcCTTCGCTGCCGAGCGCGAGGGTCATCccggttggggaattaagatctcgcGAGCtgcgtggcgcggccaaaaatgaataaatacataaatacgcgaatacatttttttcagcaaATCCGATTCTAGAGCATTAGCTCGAGATGTCCTCAGACACACTGGCACATTTCTGGCTCTGGTACAGAGATGGTCAGGTGTGGGCAGGAGAGGCGGTAACCCTGCAGGTACCGCCGAGCGCCATCAGCCTGCAAGGCCATTGCGAGCTCAGCCTCTGGGCTGCACGTGGTCTGCACCGTCTCCCACCCCTGAGACCCCTGCCCACCGGACGCTCCCCATGGCCGCCGGCACCCAGGAGCCAGTCCTGCACTTCCTGGGCATGTAGGGCATTCCTGGCCGCTCAGGCCTATGCTTCCCTCTCCGCTTGGCTGACCTGCTGGTGACTGGCCTGGAGCTCCAGAGGTGGTAGAGGTGCATCTGGAAGGGAAGAGTGTCCGTCTGCGAGGTACCTGCCTCAGGTGTGTGGCTGTTGCTTGGTCTCCAGGTGCGGGAGCTGATTTTCAGCCAGGGCGAGTGTGGTGGGCTGCTGGGCGTCTGGAGGAATTAGGGGTTCCAGAGCCTCGGACGTGTCCTTCCAAACGTCCCCATCCCAGGCCTCAGGGCCCACTCCTCCCCTTTAAGGACCCTACTTTCAACGCAATGCATTTTCTTGgtttgccagggctgccaggccccaggcgtccctgggcttgtggctgcatcacgcgtctgcctctgtgtgtctgtgtccctcCTCATCCCATCAGGACCTCAGTTACCAGATTTAGGTCCACCCTAATGCAGTGGGACCTCAACTagtacatctgcaaagatcctatttccaaataaggtcacattctgaggttctggtgGCCCTGACTTATTGGAGGACACCATTGATTTTGGGGGAGACACCAGTCAAAGCTAAATTTAGCATCCTTTTCAAGGGTGCCACCTTTATAAGGAGACCCTGAATTCTACACTCAAAGTGGGCAAACTGCATGTAATGtgaattatatctgaataaatcTTTAGCAGCGGGGGAAGGGATggatggaagagggaggaaagggcctactctcctctcccttcctctcccccatcccccctaCCCCGTACCCCAAGGTCATGGATGACAGCCACACTCCAGGGAAAGCAGAGCAACACCATGGAGGGGGCCTGGGACAGCCTTGTGCAGGTTCAGACCGCCGCGGGGGCCGGCCTGAGTCTGCACCTCATGGAGAATTTCTTCAGTGTCCTAACTTAGGCAGAGTTACAGGTAGGACGACGCTGCGTGGCTGGGATCCCAGAGGCCCCTGGAAAGTTCCATACAACACGTGTCCCAGTGCCCGAAACCTGTGGATGTTACCTTGTACAGCAAAAGGGACTTGGCACATGTGATTAAGCTAAGGGTCTTAAGATGGGGAGATGGTCTTGGCATAGCCGCGTGGGCCCAGCGTCATCACAGGGTCCCcgtgagagggaggcaggagggtcagtgTCAGAGAGACtgaaggtggaggaggggccacgagccaaggaacaCAGGTGCCTccagagctggaaaaggcaggcagGGAAGAGTGTCTCCGGAGCCTGCGGCAGGAGCCAGCTCTGCCCACCGTTTTCAGACATCTGACCTCCAGACGGTGAAAGAATACATCTGTGTTGCCTTAAGCTCCTCAACTAGTGGGAACGTgtcacagcagccacaggagacTGTCTCCAGGAGGCGGAGTCCGGGCCAGGAGGGCCTTGCTGGTGAGCAGAGCAGCACAGGGTGGGCAGAAGCGGATCTGAGAGGTCGAGTCAGAGGCACTTGGGACAGGATCCCgcgtcctcccccacccctccctgcctgtCCAGCAGGGCCAGGTGCTGCCCGGAGGCGACCTGAGGACTTATTTACAGAGATGTGGGCCGATCCTGGGGAGAGCAGGTACCTGCCGGGCTCACAGGACCAGCGCTGTCACCACCCAGGTGTGAAGGAAGCCGGAAGCAGCTGGTCAGTGGCTGAAGCTGGTCCTCAGAACCGGGCAGGGAGGGGCCGGGAAAGGGAGCCCCATCCTGTGGGAAGCCCGCCTGGAGCCCCCTGCCCAGAGCATCCAAACCAGCCCTCCCAGGGCAGAGAACAGGGCAGGAGAGGGCATCTGGCCATGGCGGGCAGGACAGTGCAGGCCCTTCCCCGAAAGACGGATGTCAGGTCCTTCCCCGAGGGAATCGGCTGCCCTCCGTCCCCAGCAGTAACCACTGCTTGGTTGGCTGTTTAACACAGCTTTAGGTCCTAGTTCACAGAAGGGAGCTCctctggaaaaaagaaatcacactTCAACACAATcaccatgaaaatatttatttgtgataATTGTAAGTCAGTAAGACCAGTACAGACAGACACGGCCTCTACAGCACTGGAACGAGTTTTACGTTTAAAACACATCCACACGCGCACAGGTGGGGCTGGTAGAGCACGGGGCTAGTGAAACCACTGCCAGAAACACAGagacgcccccgccccccgccaactTGCAGCCGGGATCGAGCTGTGTCCCAAGGCTGCATCGCTTCCCCCGAGAAGCCCCCAGAAGCTGAGCTCAGTTAGGGAAGGACTGGGTTGGCGTCGACTGGCCTGAGTCAGTGCCTCAGTCCTCCAGGGGGTCCAGTTTTGCAACTGTTGGGGGAAATCCCAACGAAAATTCTAAATCAGAAAGTATTCAGCTAAATCTCAAAACATTCAAAACGCCACCCACATACTTCTTATCCTTCAG is a genomic window of Delphinus delphis chromosome 4, mDelDel1.2, whole genome shotgun sequence containing:
- the CSTB gene encoding cystatin-B, giving the protein MMCGAPTPTQPATADTQAIADQVRAQLEEKEKKFPMFKAVEFKSQVVAGRVFFIKVQVDDDNFVHIRVFESLPHENKPLALASYQTHKGRHDELTYF